Below is a window of Amphiprion ocellaris isolate individual 3 ecotype Okinawa chromosome 15, ASM2253959v1, whole genome shotgun sequence DNA.
AATATTGCCTAACCCTGATCTTAAACCTttacattaaaagaaaatgatttacCTCTTGGGCAAATCCCCAGAGTGTGACTGTGTGTCCTCACAACATGAGTAACAGATACTCCCCCacatttgtgcttttctgtCCTTTATAAATGACCTCAGTGTTCCTGCTCCAACAGTGAAGGTGTTCACGCTGATGTTTGTGTTAGTGATCTGAATCAGGCCTGCAGAACCTCAAAACTCAAGGAGAACCATGTTCAGAGCCACATCCAGCTGCTGGGAGGCCCCCAGGACTGACATGGGCGTCCGTGAAACCCAAAAATCATCTATTATTAGgtctttattttctgcattgttggtgtttttagcaCATTATGCATTAGTATTCACAAACACATTGTAAATGCACTAGATGCACCTGTAGTCCctggacagatgttacaatcaTACATTTTTGTAACTGTTttcaaactgatatttttgtagttttctttgaGCTGTAAGAAAAACCTGAAAGGATGTTTTACAAATATCATCCATTCATGTTTTAAAAGTTCAGTGACCACTGCAGCATCCCAAGCATACAGTTGTGAAAGCAtaccacaaaatgaaaatactttcAGCCAAAATAAGAGAGCCGCTCAACCAAATTACGTCAAACTTGACACTGGTATCCCTCGGCTTCCCAGCAACTCACCCACCAAGTTTGAAGGCGATTGACTGAAGAGTTGAcgagaaaagcaaagaaaagcatCCTGATGGAGACTACTTCATTCATGCTTGGATTACATAATGGTTGTTGATGGAGAAGAAACATTTCAGCCTGTAGgagatttgttgttgtttcaatCCAGAAGCAACCTCCAGGTCTTAAAAATGAAGCCAgtgaagtgccaaaaactgcagttcctcgatTGGCCACTTGAGGTTGGCTCTCAAAGCGATAGATCTCCAtcgacctccatgttaaaatgtctaattttacagcagaaagaaacaTGTTTTGCAGCTTGGTAGAAAAAatagttttggtctctacagcTAATTTCCCTGATCATGACAACTgtgcaaggttttttttttttatacaactCACTCGGCTCATGTGGACTAAGGCTTCAAACTGTGCATAATTAAGTATAACAGGTGGGTGACCATGGCTCTCACTGCTACTCATGCTCCacctttttacttatttttggaTAAACTGGGAGTTTGGATGGGTCTGGCACTGCTAAGATGGTGACATCTGAAGCCACCACATtgagcttcaaaactgctcTACAGGAAATCTGTGGCTACCATTACAGAGTGTTCGTCCATCTTTATACACAGTTTATGGTCTGAATATGTGTTGACACATCCAGCTGTGTTGATACTTCCCTCATACAGGTTCCTGGATAAACATGACAGTGCCTGGCATTGCAGGAGCCTTTCAACACCTTCCTCACCAGTTCTCGCTTTACTTCAGGGTTTTTGAGCGTctctgaaactgtaaaaacatttctCTGCTCCAAGGATTTCATGGTGGAGTTTTCAGAAGCATCAATGGTAAAGAAAGAGATTAGAAAAACTGGGTCAGAGCAGCTGGTTAAACATTAACTCGGGTTACTTAGAGTAGTTTCAAACTCAAATAAACATCACAATACGGAAGCAGCAAGATTTTATTCAGCAGCAAAACGACTTCCAGAAGTGTCGTCGACTCCTGGCAGGGTTGATGCTTCATGAACATACTGAAAGTGCATTCAGGAGAAGAGTGAGAACCTTCACCAGGTTTCAGTAACCTTGGATTGAATATATGACATTACTCAAATGTCTTTGACAGTTCAAGCATTCTAGCCCGTATTTAACTAAAAagactgacaaaaatgtaaaacacaaaagtaaTTTTTCATCGTCTGCTCTGTATGACCTGAACTTTAtgtatgaaaatgtgtttacaaagatccttacaaaaacaaaataaaatgttttgatattttctgaaggtttgttttaaagtttgtccgttttaaaaatgcactgcaaaacacagattcaacaaagatgattgtttttaaaatgtttttttttataaaatcttATTAGTAATAAAAACTTCCTAAATAAGAATTAAACTTGCTGtataagaaaataaatcttcGTGATGCATAGTTATTTTAGTTCAtgttgtttgttctgtttcagtGTTGAAATGTGCCTCATGTtggaataaaaatacacaacatagTTTGAAATGTTGGCCCTGTTATGATATAGTGTGAAATTAGAGAGCACATGTTCTCCTCTAATTTATCTGATACTGtgcttttagtttgaaacaTTAAGATCATCTGTTAAATTCTAAATTAACACTGTTTATTACACTCATGATGACtgactgttttttgttcttcacCGCCATCTTGGGTCAAATCTGAGCAGAGTGCTGCCTGCTGACAGAGCCGGGTTTCTCCTTCCACACTGACAAAGTGTCTTTTAGTGAGAcctgcagcgccacctgctggaggaggagaggagtagGCAGCGGATTGTATTAATACAAAGAAACTGCAGCAGTGTCAACTGGACAGGTTCTGGTCATACCTGCAGggaaaatagaaaacaacatCAGGAAAAGATGTTTGTGAgacaaaaatcatcatttaacattttttttaaacaagtgtGTATAATATTTCTATTATATTCAAATGTTCTAATAATATTTTGGTTATAATTATTCATATCATAAatctatattatatttattgcaCATCAAATGATGAATTGAATCTATTTAATTATATattctatttatatatatttagtttttttatatattttttaatttttttttaaaagatttcttACTGAAGATAATTACTCTTTTCCCTTACTTTTTAAATctgataatattttaataaaaatctgaatactCTAAAATTGCTAATAATAGTTttgttaaaatgagaaaaatataaacattttaatatttatttatttagttttatttttgtgattatatatttaatatttaagatgTAAAATAGTCCTTGCATTGTTTCTACTCTTTTGTAGctcaaatgaatgaatgaatgaatgaatgaatgaatgccaCTCACTCTCTAACACAGTCTGGGAtctgcacatgctcagtggGGATGAAGTCAGAAAGTTCCTGGAGGCTGTTGACAAACTGGAGCTTCCTGCTGAACTTTGAGctaagaagaagaggagaagaagaaagaagttcTTGTTTGCTAGGaggaaaagattttaaaaaaaaaaaaaaaacaagtgtggtttgttgtgttgttgtttgtttataatgagtgatgaagaggaggcaGCAGACCTGATGAAGGGTTTGATGATGGTAATGAGAGCTTTGATGTACCAGGTGGGATGAACCACATAGAAACCCTTCAGGTTCTTCCTCAACCTGCAGACATATAGACATATGATATACTGACCTGTAAAGtatgtaaattaattttaaaaataatttcagatTAAGAGACAGGTTtaacaaaataacagcaaaagaGAACTATACTTAAGGTCTATTAAGCCAAATAGTCAAAATGAAATCGAATGCACTGATGTTAAATTTTGCTCCATAACAAGCATTTAATGTCTgatcaaaattacatttactgACGTTTTCATCAGATTTTCTTGGATTCTGTGCTGTTAAACTGTGAGGATGTTACACCTCCTACTGGACTTGTACTAAAGGAAGAGAGCAGCAAAGACAGGCAGGAGAGTTAGTCTGACCTCCTGTCGATGGTGGTGTACCACTCTTTGAGCCAGCTGATTCCTGGAAGTTTGTCCTTCTGACCTCCAGCACAAAGATACACAATCACATAGTTTTCCGCCACCATCAGCTCCAGAGTGCCGACAACAAAcctgacagacagacggacaaacaacAGCGAGGCAACCATCATTACAttaaatcagaaacaaaacCTCAATATTAAATTATCTGATCAGTTCTATTGTCTGATGCCCAGCTGAAGAACAAAGAGCAGCTCAACTTATCAGCTCTGCACAGCAGGAATTTGTTGACTTTCACTGGTGTTAAACTGGTCGAACTGGTCACACTGGGACACATTCTACGTCGAGAGCATGTTTCATTTACCTGAACAGGTTGTCCATCACATACTGGTAATTCTCCAGACTGTTCTCCGGCAGGTAACAGGAGGAAAACACAATGATGTCATTCATGCCATCGCCATAGTAACCTGAGAGATGACGTTAGGTGTTGAATGGCACTGAAACCATATTTAGTTGATTTtataaataaacttaaaaataaatgttatcaTTATACTATAATAATGGACTAGGTTTGGTTAAGTTAGTTTGTTTGTGGGTCTAGTTAACTTATAGTTAGCTTCTAGGTTTACCTAGCTTAGAGTTAGCATTGGCTTAGAGCTAGCTTCAGGTCTGGTTGGATTAGAACTAGCTTGACATCTAGTTAGCTTAGTGTTTGTGTCTATGTCCAGCATCTTAGTCAAACTGGCTCAAACTAAGGTCCTTGTCTTGTTAACTTAGAGCTGGCATCTAAGCTCAGTTCGCTTACAACTAGTTTCTAGGTCCAGATAACTTTGCAACTTTGCATGTGACTTTGCATCTAGGTCTAGTTAGCTTAGACCTAGCATTAGGCACTAGGTACAGTTAGCTTAGAGTTAGTTTCTACGAAGAGTAAGCTTAGAGTTAACTTCTAGATCTAGTTAGCTTTGAGTTAGTTTTTACACTGAGTTAGCTTAGAGCTAACGTCTTGACCCCTCAGTTTAGAATTAGTTTCTCAGTCCAGTTAGTTTAGTTCTTGACCCCTTAGAGTAAGTATGTAGATTCTCTTAGCTTGTGGATAACATCTTGTCCCCTTGGTTTAGAGTTGGTTTCTAGATTCTCTTAGCTTGCGGCTAATATCTTGACCCCTCGGTTTAGAGTTAGTTTCAAGGTCTAGTTAGCTAAGTGCAAGCTTCTTGATCCCTCAGTTTAGATTTAGTGTCTAGGTGTCAGTAGGTGTTTAAGGTGAACTCTGGGCCACTGGTGACAGTGAGGTAGGTGGCTGGTTGTACCTCCATGTGACAGCACCCTGAGGAACGGCTCCAGGACGCTCATGTTGACTCGACTCTCCTGTGGAGGTTCGCCTGTGGAGAAACAGCGCCACCTTATGCCCTGGCTGTCCACCATGTCTTCCCTTTCCAGAGCTCCCAGGCTGCTCTCGTCGATCCCTGATACAGAACCAGCCTGAGAATCTGACCTGAACTTGGGGACGGAGCCCAATGGTTTGCGGCGGCAAGATGCCACACCAAGACGCCGCAGATCGTCTGGAAAACAACAGACAAGACATTAAACAGGAGGTCAAAGTTTAGCATTATCGGGCTGTTCGACATCTGACATCTCACCTTCCAGGTCCAGGTCGTAGAGGGGGAAGCGCAGTGATTCACTGTCGGATGGCGTCTCTATAGCATCCAGGTCAAAGTCGAGTGCAgtgtcatcttcatcatcaggTGATGGAGACAGGAAGCCAGCTGGGAAGTCATCAGAGGTTGTTGACTCACTGCCACCTGAAGGAGAAATGACAACATCTGAACTCGACAACATGACGAAGTGACAAGAAATTTCATGCTTTGGGTCCACAGAGGACACTTAAGTCGAGCCAATAGACAGCAGCACCTTCAGCCACATCAGAATGCCAGTAAACTCTGGTGACTGATACCATTAACAGGTATTGTTTTGTTACCTAATGACAGACTGAGAGCTGGAGCCACCAGGACTTTCTTCTTTGTTGCTCGTGGCCCCGACAAAGCTAGACTGCTTGGAGGAGCTGCAAACAGAAAGTGAGGACACAGAGTAGTATTTAGTGATATGCCTTAGTTTGTGTTAAGATCTCTGTTCAGATGCTCTAAATTCAGATTCCTCCTgtttccacaaaaacaaacacatttgaaaTCAGTGCCAGCATTTTCACCTGATGACAAACACATTGTTTACAGGCATTTGCAAATCACAGCTGTGTTTGTCATGAATAATATTTAATGATGGAAACTTGCAGACCTACTGAATGAGTGATTCCATATGTATGCagcattttttcactttaagatCCTGAATCTAGTTTTTAGTATTATATTTATCTCTCTTCTGCTATGCATTACTGCATTATCTGTATTATCttgtaaattattttataaaaaatacttttgatttATATGTATGTAATATTTATTCTAAGTATCTATTGTATCAACTATAATTTTACAGTTCTTcacttgttttctattttagcaTAGGTATTTTATTAACTACTGCCCTGCTGTGTACACCTTTCACACACTGTTGATGATAACTGAAACATCATCTGACAATAAACATGCAACATAcgtataaatgtaaatatactgACATACATGCTTATCCTTTTGTGTTCACAAAATTATACAGGTAAGATTTTATATAACGAGACGTGTTCCTGTGTACCTGGTCTGTCTGTGGTCGGTGTCAACGATTTCTCCTCTGACTCCACGGGTGCTAATGGAGAGAGGAAGACATGAAGTCAGAGAGGAAACAGATGAAGAAGTTTAAGGAGGATGAAGGAAGAACAACAATGGTGGATGAGTCTTTCTTACAATCCTGGTCTTCCTGATCGTCCTGGACTTCCTCAGTCTTCTTGTCTTCCCTAGCTTTCTTGTCTTTCtcatcctcctcgtcttcctcacCCTCATCTTCAGCAGACACTTCTTCCGTGCATCCTTCCTCTACCTCCACCTTCTCatctaaaaaaacacacaaaaacaacaataacatcGGAGAGTAAATGACAGAGACTCACCTGAGACTGACACACATCTCTTCCACTCTGCTTACCTGGTAAGTCAGCACTTGATGTTGCTATGACAACGCTGTCTCCCTCACCTGTTTCTTCATCCTCTGTGAAGAAACTTGTTGAAATTAGTTGCAGGTTTGAGACACAGACATTGATGTTTCATACCTGCTAAAGTTTAATACAAAGATTTTCgaggaaacatttcaaaactaaCAGCCAAATATCTGTGGTTTAtaaaacttgttttgttttttgttttttaacttttatcgGAGTACAGTTttgcaatttaattttatttgtacttGGTGATATTTTTACCTAATAAGTCTTATTTTCctgtagtttttaaaataaaaagcacacatactgtcaaaaaacacccagaagtCAGATAAAaggaatatatttttctttatttttttatgaccATATATGCTGATGATGTACTTTGTTTGTCATGGATTTTGTCCCGTGATACATGGTGCCtccatttctgacattttgtaatACAATTGGGAAATGAAGAAACCTTTACAAATCAAAGAGTatgtatttattgcattttcccACAACCATATCAAGTCATATCAATATCTCAGTTAGATAAAGATCCTGTGATAAGCTACTGTGATTATCTTGCATCTTCTTCTGTCCCGAGAAAACAATTTAGTACCTGTCTGATTATCAGGTGGTGCAGCAGGAGTCGTGGCAGCAGTAGCAGTGCTACTATCAGCTGCAACAGTCGTGGTAATACTGTTTGTATCAAAAGTCATACTGTTGGTGGTTTTggtaatttcagtgtttttgtctgacaGAAATGAcctggaaacagaaacacatggaTATCTGAAAAATATCTGAAGGAATATCAACTTTTGTTGTGCTATTTCACTgctttaatgtctttattttgatTCACAATCACATATTTTCAAGCGGTTATAGGTGAACTGACCTGAGTGTTTCTTCCTCTTGCTCCTCTTCTCTGGACTCCATGTTGTTCCTGTTGCTGGTGGAAATAACTTACATCATTAATATTTTATGCttatgtttgatttaaaaaaacagcaacaactgaaaattAGGGATATTGTTATGTAACCAGCTGGTCATCAGCCCACactttagcttagcttagcgtaGCATAGCTTAGTTTGCTAGTTTCACATCCAGATAGCTTAGAACTAGCTTCAGGTCTAGTTAGCTTAAAGCAGTGgttctcaatttttttctgtcaggcctctcttcggaggacaaaaaacttctgCGCTCCCCCAATAATTTTGTATGTATACATAGTTTATATATATTGtagtccaggggccacatagagtccaatttgatctcaaatggGCGGCACCAGTAAAATACGCATGTGCATTACAACtgccagatcacagtgtatctacaaaggcacaaaacattcagacacaggtatctggaactgaacaatctagtattgtactttatgatcaaaacaacaaattatttaaaatttacaatttgacaaatttacagtttacaggtaatgtcttctctgtaatttttaaactttgtaaAGTCATCCGTGCTGTATGTTTCACACCCTTGGTAAAAAATAATCGGAGTAGATGAGCCAAAGTGGTGATATCATCAAGTATACCGGTGTTTCAATTGCACATTAATGATGAGTTCTCCCGTTCTCGGGAGTCTGTACTACCAAGTCCATACTTTCCAAGTACACAAGCACGGATTTGCACAATGGCCATCACAGTTTGTGTGCCGTGTAGATGGACCTTTTCCTCTCAGTCACTCGCGACCCCTTgtcatgcctctgcgcccccccaaGGGGGCGccccccactatttgagaaacactggctTAGAACAAGCATTAAGCTCAGTTTGCGTAGAGTTAGTTTATATGTCCAGTTAGGTTAGAACTATCCCCTAGGTCCAGTTAACTTACAGCTAATTTCCAGGTCGAGTTGGCTTATAGATAGTTTATAGGCCCAGTTTGTTTAGAGCTAACTTCCTGACCTCTTACTTTAGAATTAGTTTCTATGTACAGTTAGCTTAGACCTAGCTTCGGGTCCAGTCAGCTTAGAGATAGTTTCTACATACAGTCAGCTTCTATACCTCTTAGTTTACCATATATTTTAGGTACATTTAGCTTTACTTTCATTTCTATTTCTAGTTAGCTTACAGTAAACTTTGTGTTTAGTTAGGTTAGATTTAACGTCTAGATATAGTTAGCTCAAAGTTTGATTCTGAAAACAGCTAGCATTGAGTTAACTTATTGACCCTTTAGTTTTGAGTTCATTTCTAGGTATAGCTAGCTTCAAGCTTACTCTATGTCCACTTAGTTTACAGTTGCAATTAATGTCTAGTTTGCTTAGAATTAGTTTTAAGTCTACTTAGCGCAAAGCTAACTTTAAATCCAGTTTGCTCAGAATTAGGTTCCAAGTCAAGTTAGCTTAGAACTAGCTTCTTGACCCCTAAGTTTAGTGTTAGTGTCTAAATACAGTTACCTTCAAGTTTAACTTACAATTAGCTTCATGTTTAGGGAGCCTAAAGCTAGCACAAAGTCCAGATAGCTTCTAGTTAGTACAGTAAGCTCAGAGCTCTAAATTCGGTTAGCTTAGAGATATTTTCTAGATCCATTTAGCATACAATTTAGCTTCATGTCTAATTAGCTTAAGGCTAGCATTAAGTGTAGATTGCTTGGAGTTAATTAGGTTCAGTAAGCTTAGAGCTACCACTTAGTTTCAGTTCAGCTATGAGTTAATTTCTAGATCCAGTTAGCTTACTTTCTAGACCAAATTAGCTTTAAGCTTGCAGCTTGACAACATAGTTTATAGTTAGCATCTAGATCCAGGTAGCTTCGAATTAGCTACTACAGCTGTTAGTTTATAGTTAGTTCATATGTTGAGGTCTCAAACTCAGGACCAGCTGCTAAATTTTGTATAACAGCAactaattaaacagaaatatatgcagactttgttttgtgtctaggGAATGCTGGGTGAGTGGAACTAATGATGACAGTATCTCTGAACTGCTGACATGTTGAAACgagaaacaaaggaaacaaactGAACCTGTTGACACAGAACAACCAGATCTGACATTTGACTGCATCGAGTCTGTTTACTGAAACTAAACCAGGAAAACAGACCTCGGCCACATGCTTTCAGCCGCTGAGTGTGAACTTGACTTGTTGGACTCACATCAGACTGCTGcagttatctttattgaaacaACTCTTATCTGACACAAATGGTTTACCTGAAAGGTCAAAGAAAGGTTGAGCTACAGAATAAATGTCCGGCTACAAAACTGCatgaaatgacaacatgaaaaataaaactgaaaacacttacAGCAGCTCAGTGAGTCGACATCCAGGTGAGACAGACTGGTAAGACTCAAGCCAAACAAGTTGAGATCACCGAGGAACCTGCTGCACACCTGGAGGCTCACCTGATGACATCACAGCCACTTTTTATGACTTATGATTGGACTCTGACACCTCACCCCTCCACCGACTCACCTGTCTCTCCCTTGATCTCTGCACTTCCAGCCAACAGGACAACAGAGGTGTGGTACATTGCAGCGACGAGGCCCCTGCCCAGTTACCGTGGCAACTATGACTACACAAGCAGACTTGCAGGggtggaaactgcagagtgcaTGTTCCTACCTGCTGAGTGTGCATGTGAACGTGCATATGTGAGTTTGCACACAGGTTTGATTGCACAACTGTTAGGAGTTGTCCTgcctctgttgtgtgtttgttctcaGGGTTTGGAGTGTGTGATTACAAACAGGATTAAAACTCAGACTGGTTGACAGaaacatttattgattacaaAACAACAGCTACACTGTTTGTAGctggaaaaaaagcaataatttaGAGAACAAAAACTTTTtgctcctcctccacccctccCATCCTCCTGAGGTTCACCATAAAAGTTTCCTGGTTGAAGTCCTGCAGAATATTAGTTCCTGCAGTAGGACACAGgagacacattcacacctgcagggacaaaaaagacacattcaCACTTGCTGCAGGACACATAAGAGATGCATTACagggacaaaaaaagacacattcacTCCTGCAGCAGGGCTAAGGAGacacatttacacctgtagagACAAATAGATACACTCACACCTGCAGGgacacacattacacacatttacaccTGCAGCAGGACATAGGAGACATATTCACACCTGTAAggacacacaaaagacacattcacacctgcaatAGGGCACAGTAGATACTTTCACACCTACAGAGACACAGATGAACCTTCCATGTCTGCAGCAGGAGATACATTGTCCCTACTGTGTCCCTACCACCTGTAGGGACACAGTAGATTCTTTCATACCTGCAAGG
It encodes the following:
- the LOC111562473 gene encoding BCL2/adenovirus E1B 19 kDa protein-interacting protein 2-like isoform X1; amino-acid sequence: MWPSNRNNMESREEEQEEETLRSFLSDKNTEITKTTNSMTFDTNSITTTVAADSSTATAATTPAAPPDNQTEDEETGEGDSVVIATSSADLPDEKVEVEEGCTEEVSAEDEGEEDEEDEKDKKAREDKKTEEVQDDQEDQDSPVESEEKSLTPTTDRPAPPSSLALSGPRATKKKVLVAPALSLSLGGSESTTSDDFPAGFLSPSPDDEDDTALDFDLDAIETPSDSESLRFPLYDLDLEDDLRRLGVASCRRKPLGSVPKFRSDSQAGSVSGIDESSLGALEREDMVDSQGIRWRCFSTGEPPQESRVNMSVLEPFLRVLSHGGYYGDGMNDIIVFSSCYLPENSLENYQYVMDNLFRFVVGTLELMVAENYVIVYLCAGGQKDKLPGISWLKEWYTTIDRRLRKNLKGFYVVHPTWYIKALITIIKPFISSKFSRKLQFVNSLQELSDFIPTEHVQIPDCVREYDQNLSS
- the LOC111562473 gene encoding BCL2/adenovirus E1B 19 kDa protein-interacting protein 2-like isoform X2: MESREEEQEEETLRSFLSDKNTEITKTTNSMTFDTNSITTTVAADSSTATAATTPAAPPDNQTEDEETGEGDSVVIATSSADLPDEKVEVEEGCTEEVSAEDEGEEDEEDEKDKKAREDKKTEEVQDDQEDQDSPVESEEKSLTPTTDRPAPPSSLALSGPRATKKKVLVAPALSLSLGGSESTTSDDFPAGFLSPSPDDEDDTALDFDLDAIETPSDSESLRFPLYDLDLEDDLRRLGVASCRRKPLGSVPKFRSDSQAGSVSGIDESSLGALEREDMVDSQGIRWRCFSTGEPPQESRVNMSVLEPFLRVLSHGGYYGDGMNDIIVFSSCYLPENSLENYQYVMDNLFRFVVGTLELMVAENYVIVYLCAGGQKDKLPGISWLKEWYTTIDRRLRKNLKGFYVVHPTWYIKALITIIKPFISSKFSRKLQFVNSLQELSDFIPTEHVQIPDCVREYDQNLSS